The proteins below are encoded in one region of Silene latifolia isolate original U9 population chromosome 2, ASM4854445v1, whole genome shotgun sequence:
- the LOC141643211 gene encoding uncharacterized protein LOC141643211 encodes MDSSGGSASASTQSDDIEDTPLWRFVDKGPKLANGGGNASFRCHFCNLVRGGTYTRVRAHLLKIPGKGVSTCENLSIDDQVKLKQLDDAVEAKKRAAAKPKVPLFPNESSSSDVNSRQPHIQIGKKRKSINTIPMTLNIQSRNHLDAEIARMFYTGGLPFNLARNPYYVRSYSFAASNQIPGYTPPGYNKLRTTLLQQEKQNVERLLEPIKSTWKEKGVSVVSDGWSDSQRRPLINVMVACESGPMFIKAVDCSGEVKDKEYIASLLSEVIDEVGDQNVVQVLTDNASNCKGAGELIEGRYSHIYWTPCVVHTLNLALKNICAARNTNNNEETYNECHWITEIHVDALFIKNYIMTHGMRLAIFNKFSPLKLLSVADTRFASIVVMLKRLKLLKTSLQSMVVSEAWTTYREDRRGQAVLVREKILDDGWWDKVDYILEFTRPIYNMIRDCDTDRSSLHLVYERWEGMSFKVKEAIYKHEHKCASEESTFFKVVESILTSRWSKTSTPLHSLAHSLVPRFYTQKWLDEIPGRVAPHVDNEVSSSRLSCFRRLFPCADDRRKANTEYAIFSRRDHDIFKDLECVEDMSLMEAKHWWATYGSIAPNLQGLAFKLLGQPSSSSCSERNWSIYKFIHSCTRNRLTPKRAEDLVRIHNNLRLLSRNSEEYIKGRTKMWDVGGDEHDNLDEVGCLDVANLSLDEPDMEMMLFGDDGEIGDFGELDDRTSGNDV; translated from the exons ATGGATTCTAGTGGTGGTAGTGCTAGTGCTAGTACTCAAagtgatgacattgaggatactCCTTTGTGGAGATTTGTTGATAAGGGGCCCAAATTAGCAAATGGCGGAGGCAATGCGAGTTTTAGGTGTCACTTTTGTAATCTTGTTAGGGGTGGCACTTATACTAGAGTGAGGGCTCACTTGTTGAAAATTCCGGGGAAGGGAGTTAGTACGTGTGAGAATCTTTCAATCGATGATCAAGTTAAATTGAAACAATTGGATGATGCGGTGGAGGCTAAAAAAAGAGCTGCTGCAAAACCAAAAGTTCCTCTTTTTCCTAATGAATCTTCTTCTTCCGATGTTAACTCTAGACAACCACATatccaaattggtaaaaaaagaaaATCCATCAATACCATTCCTATGACTCTTAATATACAAAGTCGTAACCATTTGGATGCGGAAATTGCTAGAATGTTTTACACGGGAGGGTTACCTTTTAATCTTGCAAGGAATCCTTATTATGTGAGGTCTTACTCCTTTGCCGCTTCTAACCAAATCCCGGGCTATACTCCTCCGGGATATAATAAGTTGAGAACAACCTTGCTTCAACAAGAAAAGCAAAATGTTGAGAGGTTGTTAGAGCCTATTAAGAGTACTTGGAAAGAGAAAGGAGTTAGTGTAGTAAGTGATGGTTGGAGTGACTCACAAAGGAGACCTTTGATCAATGTCATGGTTGCTTGTGAAAGTGGTCCTATGTTCATCAAAGCGGTTGATTGTTCGGGTGAGGTGAAGGACAAAGAGTATATAGCCTCTTTGCTAAGTGAGGTAATAGATGAGGTTGGCGATCAAAATGTTGTGCAAGTGTTAACGGATAATGCAAGTAATTGTAAAGGTGCGGGGGAGTTAATTGAGGGAAGATATTCACATATATATTGGACGCCATGTGTTGTCCACACtcttaatcttgctttgaaaaaTATTTGTGCGGCTAGAAACACTAATAATAATGAAGAAACTTATAATGAGTGTCATTGGATAACGGAGATTCATGTAGATGCTTTATTTATAAAGAACTACATAATGACCCATGGCATGAGGCTTGCAATTTTCAATAAGTTTTCTCCTTTGAAATTGCTTTCCGTTGCCGATACTAGATTTGCTTCTATTGTTGTGATGCTTAAAAGATTGAAACTTCTTAAAACCTCCTTGCAATCAATGGTAGTTAGTGAGGCGTGGACTACTTATCGTGAAGATCGTCGTGGGCAAGCTGTACTTGTGAGGGAAAAGATCTTAGATGATGGTTGGTGGGACAAAGTTGATTATATCCTTGAGTTCACACGTCCTATTTataacatgataagagattgtgATACGGATAGGTCTTCACTTCATTTGGTATATGAGAGGTGGGAGGGTATGTCTTTCAAGGTCAAAGAGGCTATATACAAGCATGAGCATAAGTGTGCAAGTGAAGAGTCCACTTTTTTCAAGGTGGTGGAAAGCATTCTTACAAGTCGTTGGAGTAAAACTAGCACTCCTCTACATAGCTTGGCACATTCTTTGGTTCCAAG GTTCTACACTCAAAAGTGGCTTGATGAAATTCCCGGTCGAGTTGCTCCACATGTTGATAATGAAGTCTCGTCTTCAAGATTGTCTTGTTTTAGAAGACTTTTCCCATGTGCGGATGATAGAAGAAAAGCCAACACCGAGTATGCCATCTTTTCGAGAAGAGATCATGACATTTTTAAAGACTTAGAATGTGTAGAAGACATGTCTCTAATGGAAGCAAAGCATTGGTGGGCTACTTATGGTTCCATTGCTCCTAATCTTCAAGGTTTGGCATTCAAGTTGTTAGGCcaaccttcttcttcttcttgtagtGAAAGAAATTGGAGTATCTACAAGTTTATTCACTCTTGTACTAGAAACAGACTTACTCCAAAACGAGCCGAAGACTTGGTAAGAATTCATAATAATTTACGCTTACTTTCTAGAAATAGTGAAGAGTATATCAAGGGAAGAACCAAGATGTGGGATGTTGGTGGAGATGAGCATGATAATCTTGATGAAGTTGGTTGTCTTGATGTGGCTAATCTCTCCCTTGATGAGCCTGACATGGAAATGATGCTCTTTGGTGatgatggtgaaattggtgacTTTGGTGAGTTAGATGATCGTACATCGGGTAATGATGTTTGA